In the Micromonospora narathiwatensis genome, one interval contains:
- a CDS encoding endonuclease/exonuclease/phosphatase family protein: MAGPGVPLRVVSYNIHSQRDDTAALAEVVRAAEPDVVIVQEGPRRFRWRQKCASLADSFGLVVAAGGLPALGNLLLVSLRVRVLATRCRRYSLTPGRHLRGAAYAECLAGGARFLLAGSHLSTDPAERPAQATAFKRELAAATLPVVAGADLNEGPDGPAWRTVAAGLTDTAVAADRADRHTFPCADPRRRIDAVFVDPRIDVVDYDVVDSPRTRRASDHFPILVDLLLPAAG, from the coding sequence GTGGCCGGGCCCGGCGTGCCGTTGCGGGTGGTGTCGTACAACATCCACAGCCAGCGGGACGACACCGCCGCGCTCGCCGAGGTGGTCCGGGCCGCCGAGCCGGACGTGGTGATCGTCCAGGAGGGGCCACGGCGGTTCCGGTGGCGGCAGAAGTGCGCCTCGCTGGCCGACTCGTTCGGGCTGGTGGTGGCGGCCGGCGGCCTGCCCGCCCTGGGCAACCTGCTGCTGGTCAGCCTGCGGGTGCGGGTACTCGCCACCCGATGCCGGCGCTATTCGCTGACGCCCGGGCGGCACCTGCGCGGCGCCGCGTACGCCGAGTGCCTGGCGGGTGGCGCCCGGTTCCTGCTGGCCGGGTCCCACCTGTCCACCGACCCGGCCGAGCGGCCGGCCCAGGCGACCGCGTTCAAGCGGGAGCTGGCCGCCGCGACGCTGCCGGTGGTCGCCGGCGCGGACCTCAACGAGGGGCCGGACGGGCCGGCGTGGCGGACCGTCGCGGCGGGGCTCACCGACACCGCGGTCGCCGCGGACCGGGCCGACCGGCACACGTTTCCGTGCGCCGACCCGCGCCGCCGCATCGACGCCGTCTTCGTCGACCCGCGGATCGACGTGGTCGACTACGACGTGGTGGACAGCCCGCGCACCCGCCGGGCCAGCGACCACTTCCCGATCCTGGTCGAC
- a CDS encoding ROK family glucokinase, which produces MAAVTLTIGVDVGGTKVAGGVVDDTGKVLVQARRDTPAEDVAKTRDVIIELVTDLATGRTVDAVGIGAAGWIDASRSTVLFAPNLAWRDEPLRDYVSTATGLPVIVENDANVAAWAEFRYGAGRAAEDSMVMFTIGTGVGGGIVLGGELVRGSNGIAAELGHMLTVPDGHQCGCGRLGCIEQYASGSALVRFARAAARQEPHRATALLELAGGEADTITGPMVTAAAQGGDPVSAEAFAQVGRWLGTSLADMAQILDPQVLVVGGGVVEAGDLLMGPTRRSYTDALAARSRLPVAEVRPAELGNAAGVIGAADLARRI; this is translated from the coding sequence GTGGCAGCGGTGACGCTGACCATCGGAGTCGACGTCGGTGGCACGAAGGTGGCCGGTGGTGTCGTGGACGACACCGGCAAGGTGCTCGTGCAGGCCCGACGGGACACCCCCGCCGAGGACGTGGCCAAGACCCGGGACGTCATCATCGAGTTGGTCACCGATCTGGCCACCGGCCGTACCGTCGACGCGGTCGGCATCGGCGCGGCCGGCTGGATCGACGCCAGCCGCTCCACCGTGCTCTTCGCACCCAACCTGGCCTGGCGCGACGAGCCGCTGCGCGACTACGTCAGCACCGCCACCGGCCTGCCGGTGATCGTGGAGAACGACGCGAACGTGGCCGCCTGGGCGGAGTTCCGCTACGGCGCGGGCCGGGCCGCCGAGGACTCGATGGTCATGTTCACCATCGGCACCGGCGTCGGTGGCGGCATCGTGCTCGGCGGCGAGCTGGTCCGCGGGTCCAACGGCATCGCGGCCGAACTCGGCCACATGCTCACCGTGCCGGACGGCCACCAGTGCGGCTGCGGCCGGCTGGGCTGCATCGAGCAGTACGCCAGCGGCAGCGCCCTGGTCCGCTTCGCCCGCGCCGCCGCCCGCCAGGAGCCGCACCGGGCCACCGCCCTGCTGGAGCTGGCCGGCGGTGAGGCCGACACCATCACCGGGCCGATGGTGACCGCCGCGGCGCAGGGCGGCGACCCGGTCTCCGCCGAGGCGTTCGCCCAGGTCGGCCGCTGGCTCGGCACCAGCCTCGCGGACATGGCGCAGATCCTCGACCCGCAGGTGCTGGTCGTCGGCGGTGGCGTGGTGGAGGCCGGCGACCTGCTGATGGGTCCGACCCGGCGGTCGTACACCGACGCGCTCGCCGCGCGTAGCCGCCTGCCCGTCGCCGAGGTGCGCCCGGCCGAGCTGGGCAACGCCGCCGGCGTCATCGGGGCCGCCGACCTGGCCCGGCGGATCTGA
- a CDS encoding SRPBCC family protein: MADSSTQSIIIGAPPDRVAAVICDFPRYPEWAEAIRRAEVVEEYEDGYASQVRFTIDAGVMADEYVLAYAYAEDISRIEWHLVAPSKMQQSQRGSYDLVGNPDGTTTVTYTLEVELSVAMLGMFRRKAEKMIMDAALKQLKRRVEAPGAAH; encoded by the coding sequence ATGGCGGACTCCTCCACCCAGTCGATCATCATCGGCGCGCCACCGGACCGGGTGGCGGCGGTCATCTGCGACTTCCCGCGCTACCCCGAGTGGGCCGAGGCGATCCGGCGGGCGGAGGTGGTCGAGGAGTACGAGGACGGCTACGCCAGCCAGGTCCGGTTCACCATCGACGCCGGCGTCATGGCCGACGAGTACGTGCTGGCCTACGCGTACGCCGAGGACATCTCCCGGATCGAGTGGCACCTGGTGGCGCCCTCGAAGATGCAGCAGTCCCAGCGCGGGTCGTACGACCTGGTCGGCAACCCGGACGGCACCACCACGGTCACCTACACCCTGGAGGTGGAGCTTTCCGTGGCCATGCTCGGCATGTTTCGCCGCAAGGCCGAGAAGATGATCATGGACGCGGCGTTGAAGCAGCTCAAGCGCCGGGTAGAAGCACCCGGTGCGGCCCACTGA
- a CDS encoding AMP-dependent synthetase/ligase, translated as MREFSVPPIVTVGDSASLTDPVWENAEVAPDTVQFVRRAGGADRARTEVTCRQFRDEVVTVARGLVAAGISPGDRVALMSRTRYEWTLIDYAIWAAGAVTVPIYETSSAEQAAWILADSGAVAVVVETPAHAGLVDGVRDRCPELRQVWQIEQGAVDELTTAGESVDPAEIEVRRSTARADDIATIIYTSGTTGRPKGCVVTHRNMYADIANAVPVLPNLFRPGASTLLFLPLAHAFARLIQIGVVQARATMAHCADTKNLVAELQEFRPTFVLSVPRVFEKVYNGARQKAESEGKGRIFDRAEKVAIAYSEALETADGPGLALRAQHVLFDKLVYGRLRAALGGRCRDAISGGAPLGARLGHFFRGVGVNISEGYGLTETAPAAAANLPSATRIGTVGRPLPGVTIRIEDDGEILIAGELVFRGYWRNETATAEVLSSDGWFRTGDLGHLDEDGYLSITGRKKEIIVTAGGKNVAPAVLEDQVRAHPLVSQCVVVGDRQPFIAALVTVDEESLPRWLAAHGRPETTSVAELRDDEALRAEIQGAIDQANRSVSKAEAIKVFRILPRDFTEATGELTPSLKVKRQVVQKTYAAEIADIYHR; from the coding sequence GTGCGCGAGTTCTCCGTTCCGCCGATCGTCACCGTCGGCGACTCGGCCAGCCTGACCGACCCGGTCTGGGAAAACGCCGAGGTCGCCCCCGACACCGTGCAGTTCGTCCGGCGTGCCGGCGGCGCGGACCGCGCCCGGACGGAGGTCACCTGCCGGCAGTTCCGCGACGAGGTGGTCACGGTGGCCCGCGGCCTGGTCGCCGCCGGCATCTCCCCCGGTGACCGGGTCGCGTTGATGAGCCGCACCCGCTACGAGTGGACCCTGATCGACTACGCCATCTGGGCCGCCGGCGCGGTCACCGTACCGATCTACGAGACGTCCAGCGCCGAGCAGGCCGCGTGGATCCTCGCCGACTCGGGGGCGGTGGCCGTGGTGGTCGAGACCCCGGCGCACGCCGGCCTGGTCGACGGGGTCCGGGACCGGTGCCCCGAGCTGCGCCAGGTCTGGCAGATCGAGCAGGGCGCGGTGGACGAGCTGACCACGGCCGGCGAGTCGGTGGACCCGGCCGAGATCGAGGTACGCCGCTCGACGGCCAGGGCCGACGACATCGCCACCATCATCTACACCAGCGGCACCACCGGCCGCCCCAAGGGCTGCGTGGTGACCCACCGCAACATGTACGCCGACATCGCCAACGCGGTGCCGGTGCTGCCGAACCTGTTCCGGCCGGGCGCCTCCACGCTGCTCTTCCTGCCGCTCGCGCACGCCTTCGCCCGGCTCATCCAGATCGGCGTGGTGCAGGCCCGGGCCACCATGGCGCACTGCGCGGACACCAAGAACCTGGTCGCCGAGTTGCAGGAGTTCAGGCCGACGTTCGTGCTCTCCGTACCCCGGGTCTTCGAGAAGGTCTACAACGGCGCGCGGCAGAAGGCCGAGTCCGAGGGGAAGGGCCGGATCTTCGACCGGGCCGAGAAGGTCGCCATCGCGTACAGCGAGGCGCTGGAGACCGCCGACGGGCCGGGCCTGGCGCTGCGCGCCCAGCACGTGCTCTTCGACAAGCTGGTCTACGGCCGGCTGCGGGCCGCGCTGGGTGGCCGGTGCCGGGACGCCATCTCCGGCGGGGCCCCGCTCGGCGCCCGGCTGGGGCACTTCTTCCGGGGCGTCGGGGTGAACATCTCCGAGGGCTACGGCCTGACCGAGACCGCCCCCGCCGCCGCCGCGAACCTGCCGAGCGCCACCCGGATCGGCACCGTGGGCCGCCCGCTGCCCGGGGTCACCATCCGGATCGAGGACGACGGCGAGATCCTGATCGCCGGCGAGCTGGTGTTCCGGGGTTACTGGCGCAACGAGACGGCCACCGCGGAGGTGCTCAGCTCGGACGGCTGGTTCCGCACCGGCGACCTGGGCCACCTCGACGAGGACGGCTACCTGAGCATCACCGGCCGCAAGAAGGAGATCATCGTGACCGCGGGCGGCAAGAACGTCGCCCCGGCGGTGCTGGAGGACCAGGTCCGGGCCCATCCGCTGGTCAGCCAGTGCGTGGTGGTCGGCGACCGGCAGCCGTTCATCGCGGCGCTGGTCACCGTCGACGAGGAGTCGCTGCCGAGGTGGCTGGCCGCGCACGGCCGGCCGGAGACCACCAGCGTCGCCGAACTGCGCGACGACGAGGCGCTGCGGGCCGAGATCCAGGGCGCGATCGACCAGGCCAACCGGTCGGTCTCCAAGGCCGAGGCGATCAAGGTGTTCCGGATCCTGCCGCGGGACTTCACCGAGGCCACGGGCGAGCTGACCCCGTCGCTGAAGGTGAAGCGGCAGGTCGTGCAGAAGACGTACGCCGCGGAGATCGCGGATATCTACCACCGCTGA
- a CDS encoding GAF domain-containing sensor histidine kinase, producing MPASTSSQPQTQPLAAAARVVLLALVAALTLFATRDVTQLWWIALLGLAGLPAVLAPQHRLLGPLSRFAEVVVLGLAASKVAADTHLSGVTGGVGASAVLPYLAVPVTVTALRRRFREGAALLAVVAAALLVSAAFTDVGNGRQLGQLGYLTVCAQWLILAALGLYTAGMLQRVMRVRGEGKPQPYAEATRLLTQLRTVARQLPGATLDPGGISEHLLDELRVVAKTDRGAVLSASGAGRLVVLAQIGADRVDWETTLDADSAIADAWASQQPQTSARSQARSLHSGEVSALIVPLVAGVRTVGLVVVEADSAHAYPPPVVSRVTALTGPAALRLEAALLFDEVRSLATNEERQRLAREIHDGVAQELVMVGYGIDNALATVHDDAEETAESLRMLRQEVTRVITELRLSLFELRSEVDRHGGLAAAIAEYARTVGASGGLRVHLSLDESTARLPAATEAELLRIAQEAVTNARKHAGAANLWVTCEVDPPYAQIEVSDDGHGIGDQRPDGHYGLAIMAERAERIRGRLEIRPRRPSGTTVAVVLGSSPRRDKVRGSAAAAEEE from the coding sequence GTGCCCGCCTCGACATCCAGCCAACCGCAGACGCAGCCCCTCGCCGCGGCCGCGCGGGTGGTTCTCCTCGCGCTGGTCGCCGCCCTGACCCTGTTCGCCACCCGCGACGTGACCCAGCTCTGGTGGATCGCCCTGCTGGGCCTCGCCGGGCTGCCCGCGGTGCTGGCCCCGCAACACCGGCTGCTCGGGCCGCTCAGCCGCTTCGCCGAGGTGGTGGTCCTCGGCCTGGCCGCCAGCAAGGTCGCCGCCGACACCCACCTGAGCGGGGTGACCGGCGGCGTGGGCGCCTCGGCCGTGCTGCCGTACCTCGCCGTGCCGGTCACCGTGACGGCGCTGCGCCGTCGGTTCCGGGAGGGCGCGGCGCTGCTCGCCGTGGTCGCGGCCGCCCTGCTGGTCAGCGCGGCCTTCACCGACGTCGGCAACGGGCGACAGCTCGGCCAGCTCGGCTACCTCACGGTCTGCGCCCAGTGGCTGATCCTGGCCGCCCTCGGCCTCTACACGGCCGGCATGCTCCAGCGGGTGATGCGGGTCCGGGGCGAGGGCAAGCCGCAGCCGTACGCGGAGGCGACCCGGCTGCTGACCCAGCTCCGTACGGTCGCCCGCCAGCTGCCCGGCGCCACCCTGGACCCGGGCGGCATCTCCGAGCACCTGCTCGACGAGCTGCGGGTGGTGGCGAAGACCGACCGGGGCGCGGTGCTGTCCGCCAGCGGGGCGGGCCGGCTGGTGGTGCTCGCCCAGATCGGCGCCGACCGGGTGGACTGGGAGACCACGCTCGACGCGGACTCGGCGATCGCCGACGCCTGGGCCAGCCAGCAGCCGCAGACCTCGGCCCGCTCGCAGGCCCGTTCGCTGCACTCCGGCGAGGTCTCCGCACTGATCGTGCCGCTGGTGGCCGGGGTGCGGACGGTCGGTCTGGTGGTCGTCGAGGCGGACAGCGCGCACGCGTACCCGCCGCCGGTCGTCTCCCGGGTGACCGCGCTGACCGGCCCGGCGGCGCTGCGACTGGAGGCCGCGCTGCTCTTCGACGAGGTCAGGTCGCTGGCCACCAACGAGGAGCGGCAGCGGCTGGCCCGGGAGATCCACGACGGGGTCGCCCAGGAGCTGGTGATGGTCGGGTACGGCATCGACAACGCCCTGGCCACCGTGCACGACGACGCCGAGGAGACCGCCGAGAGCCTGCGGATGCTGCGCCAGGAGGTCACCCGGGTGATCACCGAGCTGCGGCTGAGCCTGTTCGAGCTGCGCAGCGAGGTGGACCGGCACGGCGGGCTGGCCGCCGCGATCGCCGAGTACGCCCGCACCGTCGGCGCGTCCGGCGGCCTGCGGGTGCACCTGTCCCTGGACGAGTCCACCGCCCGGCTGCCCGCCGCCACCGAGGCCGAACTGTTACGCATCGCCCAGGAGGCGGTGACCAACGCGCGCAAGCACGCCGGAGCGGCGAACCTGTGGGTCACCTGCGAGGTGGACCCCCCGTACGCGCAGATCGAAGTGTCGGATGACGGTCACGGCATCGGTGACCAGCGGCCGGACGGGCACTACGGTCTTGCGATCATGGCCGAGAGGGCGGAACGTATCCGGGGCCGACTGGAGATCAGGCCGCGGCGACCCAGCGGCACTACCGTGGCGGTGGTACTCGGCTCCTCGCCACGGCGCGATAAGGTGCGCGGCAGCGCCGCAGCAGCAGAAGAGGAGTAA
- a CDS encoding response regulator transcription factor: MTTSPTPATRTKVLLVDDHDLIRKGLRHAFERDRQFEVVGEAATAAEGVRQAGALQPDVVIMDLRLPDGSGLEATRALRKSSASMGIVVLTMYAGDDQLFGALEAGASAFVPKTAPADEVVAAARHAASSPSAFTAADLAEAMKRRLAPSGPQLSPREGQVLRLLADGMSVAGIAKQLFVSESTAKTHISKLYEKLGAANRAQALMTALRLGLLEAPDAPKF; encoded by the coding sequence ATGACCACTAGCCCGACACCGGCCACCCGGACCAAGGTTCTCCTTGTCGACGATCACGACCTCATCCGCAAGGGACTGCGGCACGCCTTCGAGCGGGACCGGCAGTTCGAGGTCGTGGGCGAGGCCGCCACGGCCGCGGAGGGCGTCCGGCAGGCCGGCGCGCTCCAGCCGGACGTGGTGATCATGGACCTGCGGCTGCCCGACGGCAGTGGCCTGGAGGCCACCCGCGCCCTGCGCAAGTCCAGCGCGTCGATGGGCATCGTCGTGCTCACCATGTACGCCGGCGACGACCAGCTCTTCGGGGCCCTGGAGGCGGGGGCGAGCGCGTTCGTGCCGAAGACCGCCCCGGCCGACGAGGTGGTGGCCGCGGCCCGGCACGCCGCCTCCTCGCCCAGCGCGTTCACCGCGGCCGACCTGGCCGAGGCGATGAAGCGCCGGCTCGCGCCGTCCGGCCCGCAGCTCTCCCCCCGGGAGGGCCAGGTGCTGCGGCTGCTCGCCGACGGCATGAGCGTCGCCGGCATCGCCAAGCAGCTGTTCGTCAGCGAGTCGACCGCCAAGACGCACATCTCCAAGCTCTACGAGAAGCTGGGCGCCGCCAACCGGGCCCAGGCGCTGATGACGGCGCTGCGGCTGGGTCTGCTGGAGGCCCCGGACGCGCCGAAGTTCTGA
- a CDS encoding SAM-dependent methyltransferase, which translates to MQRPDWAPDTIDIERPSVARMYDYYLGGSHNFAADRAAARAMVDAVPEAPLMAQANRAFLRRAVQFLTESGVRQFLDIGSGIPTVGNVHEIAQRVDPECRVVYVDVDPVAVAHSREILAGNDRATVIREDLRHPAAILGHPEVTRLLDFTQPVAVMIVAVLHFIPDADRPEEILRTLRASLAPGSYLVMSQASDDGRTGTGERAEAEQVYRRTDSQLWIRSRAELAALFDGFELADPGVVWVPEWRPESPEQAENAAQAVFLGGVGRLGG; encoded by the coding sequence ATGCAGCGGCCGGACTGGGCACCCGACACGATCGACATCGAGCGCCCGAGCGTCGCCCGCATGTACGACTACTACCTCGGCGGCTCGCACAACTTCGCCGCCGACCGGGCCGCGGCCCGGGCCATGGTGGACGCCGTGCCGGAGGCGCCGCTGATGGCCCAGGCCAACCGGGCGTTCCTCCGCCGGGCGGTGCAGTTCCTGACCGAGTCGGGCGTACGCCAGTTCCTCGACATCGGCTCCGGCATCCCGACCGTGGGCAACGTGCACGAGATCGCCCAGCGGGTCGACCCGGAGTGCCGGGTGGTCTACGTCGACGTCGACCCGGTCGCGGTGGCGCACAGCCGGGAGATCCTGGCCGGCAACGACCGGGCCACGGTGATCCGGGAGGACCTCCGCCACCCGGCGGCGATCCTCGGCCACCCCGAGGTCACCCGGCTGCTGGACTTCACCCAGCCGGTCGCCGTGATGATCGTGGCGGTGCTGCACTTCATCCCCGACGCGGACCGGCCGGAGGAGATCCTGCGGACGCTGCGCGCGTCCCTCGCCCCCGGCAGCTACCTGGTCATGTCCCAGGCCAGCGACGACGGCCGCACCGGCACGGGCGAGCGGGCCGAGGCCGAGCAGGTCTACCGCCGCACCGACAGCCAGCTCTGGATCCGCAGCCGGGCCGAGCTGGCCGCGCTCTTCGACGGCTTCGAGCTGGCCGACCCGGGCGTGGTCTGGGTGCCGGAGTGGCGCCCGGAGTCGCCGGAGCAGGCGGAGAACGCCGCGCAGGCGGTCTTCCTGGGCGGCGTCGGGCGACTCGGTGGGTGA
- a CDS encoding putative bifunctional diguanylate cyclase/phosphodiesterase, with translation MTQAQLEALLQRLTERLAVALRTEPFDLRVGQQVGAELVQAHIASAEGLGRTIEVIQLRLVRDLGLVDGDVEDRMARLLATVATGYARALRDRTLDEQESIRRAAMMARAQAERALRDSEARFRYQATHDPLTDLPNRTLFTERLTAALDDPGRGADRIGVCFLDLDRFKVVNDTLGHQVGDSLLVSVAQRLHRVVGEHLVARLGGDEFVILVERTGCTEDAVKVAEAALAAVSEPALVDGHELTVSASIGIVERPVAGTTPMELMRAADSTLHWAKAAGGARWSIFDADRNRRELARYALSAAIPAALDRGEFYLDYQPLTSLRDGRVLGMEALVRWRHPELGVLRPDSFIGLAEETGLIVRLGGWVLAEACREARTWSTGRDDAPFVSVNLAVRQLHRPGLVQEVQGVLGRTGLPPERLQLEVTESTMMSTVEEPVRALRVLNDLGVRVAIDDFGTGYCNLAYLRDLPVSELKVAGEFVAGLRAPADDPRSRTDERILASLVSLAHALDLTVTAEGVETAEQAERLRAIGCDAGQGWLFGRPAPADQTLRHPT, from the coding sequence ATGACCCAGGCCCAGCTCGAGGCCCTGCTCCAGCGGCTCACCGAGCGGCTGGCCGTGGCGCTCCGGACCGAGCCGTTCGACCTGCGCGTCGGCCAGCAGGTCGGCGCCGAGCTGGTGCAGGCGCACATCGCCTCCGCCGAGGGGCTGGGCCGCACCATCGAGGTGATCCAGCTCCGCCTGGTCCGTGACCTCGGCCTGGTCGACGGCGACGTCGAGGACCGGATGGCCCGGCTGCTCGCCACGGTCGCCACCGGGTACGCCCGCGCCCTGCGCGACCGCACCCTGGACGAGCAGGAGTCCATCCGGCGGGCCGCGATGATGGCCCGGGCGCAGGCCGAACGGGCGCTGCGGGACAGCGAGGCCCGCTTCCGGTACCAGGCCACCCACGACCCGCTGACCGACCTGCCCAACCGCACCCTGTTCACCGAGCGGCTCACCGCCGCGCTGGACGACCCCGGCCGGGGCGCCGACCGGATCGGGGTCTGCTTCCTCGACCTCGACCGGTTCAAGGTGGTCAACGACACCCTCGGCCATCAGGTCGGCGACTCGCTGCTGGTGTCGGTGGCCCAGCGGCTGCACCGGGTCGTCGGTGAGCACCTGGTGGCTCGGCTCGGCGGCGACGAGTTCGTCATCCTGGTCGAACGCACCGGTTGCACCGAGGACGCGGTCAAGGTCGCCGAGGCCGCTCTCGCGGCGGTGAGCGAACCGGCGCTCGTCGACGGACACGAGCTGACCGTGTCGGCCAGCATCGGCATCGTGGAGCGACCCGTGGCCGGCACCACGCCGATGGAGCTGATGCGGGCCGCGGACAGCACCCTGCACTGGGCCAAGGCGGCCGGCGGGGCCCGCTGGTCGATCTTCGACGCCGACCGCAACCGTCGTGAGCTGGCCCGGTACGCCCTCTCCGCGGCCATCCCCGCCGCCCTGGACCGGGGCGAGTTCTATCTCGACTACCAGCCGCTGACCTCGCTGCGCGACGGCCGGGTGCTCGGCATGGAGGCGCTGGTCCGCTGGCGCCACCCCGAGCTGGGCGTGCTACGGCCGGACAGCTTCATCGGGCTGGCCGAGGAGACCGGGCTGATCGTCCGGCTGGGCGGCTGGGTGCTCGCCGAGGCCTGCCGGGAGGCCCGCACCTGGTCGACGGGGCGCGACGACGCGCCGTTCGTCAGCGTCAACCTGGCGGTTCGCCAGCTGCACCGGCCGGGCCTGGTGCAGGAGGTGCAGGGTGTGCTCGGGCGGACCGGGCTGCCCCCGGAGCGGCTCCAACTGGAGGTCACCGAGAGCACCATGATGAGCACCGTCGAGGAGCCGGTACGCGCCCTGCGCGTGCTCAACGACCTCGGGGTACGCGTCGCCATCGACGACTTCGGCACCGGCTACTGCAACCTGGCGTACCTGCGGGACCTGCCGGTCAGCGAGCTGAAGGTGGCCGGCGAGTTCGTGGCCGGGCTGCGCGCCCCCGCGGACGACCCGCGCAGCCGTACCGACGAGCGGATCCTCGCCTCGCTGGTCTCGCTCGCCCACGCGCTAGACCTGACCGTGACCGCCGAGGGCGTGGAGACCGCCGAGCAGGCGGAGCGGCTGCGGGCGATCGGCTGCGACGCCGGGCAGGGCTGGCTCTTCGGCCGCCCCGCCCCCGCGGATCAGACCCTCCGCCACCCGACCTGA
- a CDS encoding glycosyltransferase family 4 protein produces the protein MSRTLLITNDFPPRPGGIQSFVHNLAVRQPPGSVVVYASSWRGAAKFDADQPFEVIRERTKVLLPTPLIARRAAKLARSYECDTVWFGAAAPLGLLAAGLRRRTGIRRAVALTHGHEAGWAALPGARTALRRIGRGVDVTTYLGEYTRVRLARVLDGVTELRRLAPGVDVETYHPAVDGDRVRLRLGLADRPVVVCVSRLVPRKGQDMLIRAMPEIRRRVPDAALLVVGGGPYRATLEKLARQTGVERDVVFTGSVPSAELPAHYAAGDVYAMPCRTRNRGLDVEGLGIVYLEASATGLPVVAGDSGGAPDAVREGETGYVVRGRDVAQLADRVATLLADRDLARQLGAAGRAWVEQEWRWEAQAERMAALLAG, from the coding sequence ATGAGCCGGACCTTGCTGATCACCAACGACTTCCCGCCCCGCCCCGGCGGCATCCAGTCCTTCGTGCACAACCTCGCGGTGCGCCAGCCCCCGGGCTCGGTGGTGGTGTACGCGTCGAGCTGGCGGGGCGCCGCCAAGTTCGACGCCGACCAGCCCTTCGAGGTGATCCGGGAACGCACCAAGGTGCTGCTGCCCACCCCGCTGATCGCCCGCCGCGCCGCGAAGCTGGCCCGGTCGTACGAGTGCGACACGGTGTGGTTCGGCGCGGCCGCCCCGCTGGGGCTGCTCGCGGCGGGGCTGCGCCGACGCACCGGGATCCGGCGGGCGGTGGCGCTGACCCACGGGCACGAGGCCGGCTGGGCGGCGCTGCCCGGCGCCCGGACGGCGCTGCGCCGGATCGGCCGGGGCGTGGACGTCACCACCTACCTGGGCGAGTACACCCGGGTCCGGCTGGCCCGGGTGCTGGACGGGGTCACCGAGTTGCGCCGGCTCGCGCCGGGCGTCGACGTGGAGACCTACCACCCGGCCGTCGACGGGGATCGGGTACGGCTGCGGCTGGGCCTGGCCGACCGGCCGGTCGTGGTGTGCGTCTCGCGCCTGGTGCCGCGCAAGGGGCAGGACATGCTGATCCGGGCCATGCCGGAGATCCGCCGCCGGGTGCCGGACGCGGCGCTGCTGGTCGTCGGCGGCGGGCCGTACCGGGCGACGCTGGAGAAGCTGGCCCGGCAGACCGGGGTGGAACGGGACGTGGTCTTCACCGGCTCGGTGCCGTCGGCCGAGCTGCCCGCCCACTACGCCGCCGGCGACGTCTACGCCATGCCCTGCCGCACCCGCAACCGGGGGCTGGACGTCGAGGGCCTGGGCATCGTCTATCTGGAGGCCAGCGCGACCGGGCTGCCGGTGGTGGCCGGGGATTCCGGTGGCGCGCCCGACGCCGTCCGCGAGGGGGAGACCGGGTACGTGGTCCGGGGCCGGGACGTGGCCCAGCTCGCCGACCGGGTGGCGACGCTGCTCGCCGACCGGGATCTGGCCCGCCAGCTCGGCGCGGCGGGCCGCGCGTGGGTGGAGCAGGAGTGGCGCTGGGAGGCCCAGGCGGAACGGATGGCCGCCCTGCTCGCCGGCTGA